The window TTGAAATGATTGTGCAAACAAGTGTCTATTTCGAAAAAATAGCTACACAGACTGAGCTGGTCGCGTCACCTCCTGATAACTCTTGAGCTTTTTTCTCCTTGAAACAACTTTCTTCTAGTAATTTTAAGACCTTTTATATTGCCGTAATTAAACAACAATTCTCATATCTGTGCCCTTATACTCTGTCGTATGTCTCACAGAAGGGATGACTGAAAtgtaaagactttttttaaagatatttttttgtgatttgtaaTTTCCTTTTCAGAAGAGAAAAgcgagcaaaaaaaaaaaaaaattaataattgaaaTCGGATCTGGTATGAAAGAATctgagatttaatttttaagccATATCGCCCGACTCTGCAGTCATGAAGAACGTTTAGTACAAAGTGAGAAAGTTACATTGAGAAAGTAATAAATATAATGGCATCCATCAGCAGTCATGACAACCTGCACGTCTTTTTGCCCATTCCTAGGTGAGGTGATTGCTGTTGTCGGCAGCTGTGAGGCTCTGGGAAACTGGAGCTACCAGAAAGCTGTGACTCTACATCCTATTGGTGACGAAAGGTATGTGAAACATTACATATGCTGCAAAACCGTCGCCTACATCTTGATTCACTTTGAAGTTAGTTAATAGTATGTGTATTGTATTTAGCTTGACTTTGTTGTCTTGATTTAATCACAGGCACACATGGGCAGTGACGATCTCTGTACCCCGGGGGGTTGTTTCCACGTATCGCTATTTTAAGGGCTTCTTCCTGGAATCAAAGGTGAGTTGGTtttctttggtgttttttttgttgttgttttttttgtcaagtaCATGTACGCTTTTATAGTCGTCGTCGTTGTGATGCTTTTCAAaaaattttggggaaaaaaaagtagctGACGAGGTTTACATTTCTATGTAAACTCCATTATATTCAATTCGGTATGACTTCATGACATAATTTCTACTTTGGCAGACCATCAGCAGAGATAAAGGCAATATTTTATTACTACTGTGTGTCgaatttattgattgatttgcTCAAAGTCACCACTAACTCGAAATGGATTCCTCCTGACTTGGAATGAAACGATGTAAGGTGGTAGGATTGTTGTCAAATCCTTTTATATCTATCCCTGCTTCACACGTGGCAGTGTTGAGCCCCGGAAGCAGTTTAAACAGCAGAACACCGGAGCTGAGAGGCATTGCATTGTAAGATTAACCAAAAACCTCATCCTCCCTCTGTGTTTAATTCCACAGCAAGGCTTACAGAGCGAGATATATAACTTtcgatgttttgttttgctctggtGGAAATGTACATGGCATGCTCTTTCAGAACAGCCAGTAAAGCAACTTTTAGTTGATGGAGCGTATCCACAAAGCCTCAGAcgagccctttttttttttttttttcccttttgttgaTTCCTTCTTTGTGTTGGCTGTCTGTCAGTATGCAGCTATTATCTGTAGGATTTGACAGATCAGTTGTATGAAACGTAGTGTCATGCTGGGAGCTGCCCTGTGATCTAGCCATGTGGGATGTGAAGTGAAACAGCTTGTGGTCAGTTATTTGGAAGGTCCAGCCACAGGCTGACCAGCTGCTTTGCTTTAATCTGTCATGCGGAGCCTCGCCCAGCCTTTAGCGAAAGCCTCTTTTTGCATGATCTTCACTTTTGGGTGAAGAACGTGGTACTCCCCTTAGACTGGACGTAAACAAGTCGGATGCATTTGAAGATTCTTTCAGTTTCTGGTGACTTTGTCCAGCAGTACAGGAGGGTGAAGTCACTTTTTCTATACATTTATGGTTGcagatgcattttcttttttaaagaaccTATAATTTTTTAACTTGTAAAACTAGTGGCTGAAAATAATATCCATATACCTGCACTATTGTTTattaagtacataaaaaaaaaccataatcTGAACAAAGATTCAATGCCTggattttttacaatttttttacattttttggtaTCCTTTCACTAACAAATCCACCTTTCAGATTTCAATCCGCGGTCTGCGCCTGATCCAGCTGGCGGCTCGGCGGCTATACGAGCTCTAACTGCTTTCTGACTCTCTGGTCCAAAGACGTCTTTGCGACCAGCTTGAATGGTAGTTCATGTGTATCTGACTTGAAAATCCTAACATTGTTCCCAACATTGGAATTGCAGAGTGCGGGTGGCCCATGTCAAGTGATAGTCAATTTGTGGGAGACCCATCATCAGCCTCGCACGATGAGCCCCACAGGTataaaccaacaacaacaaagataaaTTTGGTTTGGGTTGGCAAAGTCTGTTGTACTCAAACCTCTAATTCCCGATCCACTGTAGCTTAATCCACTCAGGAAGTTTGCAGTGTTTCCTCTAAAAAAATGCTCATTGTGATTCCCAGctctcttgttttctttgtttttttgttgtttttttttacatgctgtGTGGATGCTTTGCGAGTAAGCGCACTAATCCTCAGCCATAGAAGAAACACTGCAGAGCAGCAGAATCCATGGCCTGTTATTCCAGATCTTTTTAGTTAGCCAGCCATTATGTTGGGTTTTATGCAAACAAAGCTATTTGAACATGAGCAAGATAGGAAGAGTAGCTGCTGCCACATCCACACTCTGCTCAGTGTCTATTGAGTATCATCACTGATgtgctttattttagttttttctgttaGTCCTACAGCAACCTCTACCCCATGCTGACTTTAAATATAGAAGTTCTTATTAACACaaatagattgtttttttttttttttaagttagctTTGGTGAAGTTGAGGCAACTCAAATGCAGAGCGATTGAATCTGACGTTAAGAGTTCAAAaataagttgtttctttttttttctgtaactacCAAGATTGCTctggtttgatgacctcaacTGATGTGGTATTGCAAGACgctaaaaaaagtattttttttttcgttcAATTTCAGTTGCACAGCAGAACATTGACGATGGGGAATTTGGATTTCACAGTAAGTCTGCTGACTTTGATTTTTGAGTATTACAGTAAAGGGAGCTGTATACAATCAAAGGAGACACTTTTCAAGCTTGTACTACAAAACTACGTATAATCTTGCTTCAATTTTACAATTATGAACTACTTTTTGTAAGTCCAACGCAAGTACCGCCCAATGAAACTTGggatttttggttgttttgtgaCGAGATGAGGAAAAGCTTCGTTCACGATGGAGGAAGTCGGTGAGCTGCCTCGGTTACAGGCTGTCTCTCTGTGCAGATGGCATGAAATGCGTTGACTCAGGATGGCTGACATGCCAGACGGACATTCGACTTCGCTTGCACTATTCCAAGAGGCCTCCGGTGTCCATCACCAAGAAGAAATTCAAGAAGTCACGCTTCAGGTGATGATGCCACAGAGTTCAAATTTAACTTGAGTACATCATGAGGTGTTTCATACAACTGACCTTTTACATAAGCCTAACAGGATGTGCATGTAGTTATATTTAAAGTAAAGCAACGCTTTGtcaggttttgatttttttttttttttttgtaattcagaGTATGACTGTATTTTGactcttttaattttgcatgtAGGATTAAACTTACGTTAGAGGGTgttgaagaggaagaggaggaagaggaagaacagGAACTCAGCCCTTCCTCTTGGCACAAGATGACCACAACTCTGGAAATCAGTCTAATCACTGCCAACGACTACAAGTCACGCCACTCTCAGCCAGAGTGCGGCTACGCCCTGGAGCCCTCTCGGTGGACCGAGTACAGCATCCACACCATGGACCCGGACAACCTGGAGCTcacttttgagttttttgaGGTCTTTCTGCCTCCGCGAAGAGTCGTCAAAATGTGCTGTAACGCGTATAGTGATCCGGATTGTGATTACAGGAGGATCTGGGCGAGCACGTGGTCCAGGGAGACATCCATCCCGGACATGTCGGGACAGCCTGCCTCCTGTCTTCCTCGTTCTTGGAGAACGGCAATGACACAGGCGTAGTCACGCTTCCCATCATGGGCCGAAACTCCAGGCAGACGATCGGGAAAGTCAGAGGTGACGTTTCTTTGAAAGTACTTAGAATATGCCGCGTATCCTGATTTTGCCGAGTCCAGCCTTGTTGACTGCAGCTTATGCCTTCAGTGGATTACCTGGTGATCCGCCCTATCCAGAAGCTGCAGTGCGACATGAGCTCCTCGTACACAAAgcactggaaaaaaagaagcacgGTGGACGTGGGTCACCGAGGAGCTGGAAGCACACACGCTGCCAAGTGAGACCATCCGTCAATCTTTCCCGACAGCGGAAGTAGTTTTTgcatcaaaaaatatttcaaatccaTTCAATTTGCCaattttaaatgcataatttaTCGCGTGCTACAAAGTGAGGAGGAGTCTCTTTAGGATTTTCAGCAGGGTAATGTGGAAAAATCCATGAGTTCAGATGTCTTATCAGTTGCTCCTGTTCTTATTTGACAGATACCACAAAGTCCGGGAAAACACAATTGCTTCTTTCAAAAGTGCTGCCAAGCATGTAAGTCAATGAGACGAATATCTGAAGAAATCCAGCCGTTTGCAGAACATTTTGCCTCAACGTGTTTGAACGCGCAGGGTGCAGCTTTTGTGGAGTTCGACGTTCATCTCTCCAAGGATTCCATGCCAGTCGTATACCACGATCTAACATGTTGCATCTCCACCAAGAAGGTCCGTTAaacatcttttttgtttttttttccacggTCGCGGTAGCCTGTGTGACGCTAACTGTCCTGTTTCTGACTTGGTAGAAAAATGACCAGACTCTGGAGCTCATAGAAGTCCCTGTCAAAGACCTGacatttgatcagctgcagctaTTGAAGGTAAACTTGGCTCTAGCTAGACTAGTTTGTTGAGACTGCCTGTAGTCGTTGTGCCACCATCATTCTGTTTAATGTCTGGATGATTGTTGAAGTGAATTTCTGATTGAGAAGATAAATGCACTTAAAGGAGCTGTATTTAAAAACTACCTTTTTCTTGATGAACATCTGTTGTCTAACAACTTGTAGGTTTAGAGGTTGTTCGaggttttattgtgattttagctCTTCCTGTGTTTGGGTAGTCGACCCAGACTGACCCTGTTCTTTAAACAATATTTGCTCAGCCTGCTGGAAGGTCACCAGACTGGGTCTGACAGAAAATCTATAGCACCCAGACGCCTTCATACAATCCTTTTGAATTCAGTTTTAGTGATTTTTCTTCAAGTAATGAAGCAGGATTCCTTGACCATCGACTCAACAATTATTGTCATGTTAAGATATGGTTTAGGTATTTTAAGTTGTGCTGCTTTGTGCactggaatttttttctttttttatatgtgtgtgtgtgtttatcagCTGATTTAATCATTGGTCTTATGATGATCAGGAAATGGTCAGTAGGAAGTGGTTAGGACTATTACAGTAATGTTCGATTAACAATTCTCTGTAGGTCGGCAACTAACAGttgttttagtaatcgatttatttgatcaattattctgatgattagtcagatttaaaacaatattgctacattctgtacatttttcatttaaccacttgagccttttttatacagtattagaaatactttataagatgcaaataaacaaagaaacctaatttttaaaataagagaataagcattttattacctaaaatccAACAACATATTCCTGTAGAGTAACCTTGATAATTTGTTGCAAAGATGCATttgcagcttaaaaaaaaaaactcttctaACATCAGCAGGTGAAAacctcagccctttctgcttgacttaacatcaacaCAGCTAAGGACTGAtctaatgactttttttttttggattaaacGATCAATGGTTGATTAGAAAAAGGTGCTACATTTGAACCAGGTGGGTTATTTGATGAGTTCTGGGCAGATCAGATGACAATATCGACAGTGGAAACGGCCTCGTGGATCATTGATGACCTGAGTAATATGTTGCTTCTTTCtgtaacagtaaaacatgaatatatttGTTTCTTGCCCAGCTGGCCCATGTCGCTGCAATGACAGGAAGTGATCACAAAGGTAAGCAGTTCcttaccactttttttttttttttgtaaccagAAAAGATTTGGTTAGTTTATCAACATAATGCTGTTTACATAATAGTTGGGCTGGTAGCCCTGTGTCATAGGAGGTGATTTTACTGTGCAGAGGTCAACATACGGCAACCTGAGATCtatattaaatcttaaatgcaCCTGTGTTTGAAGACtgaatatatacatatttttcacacgTTTATGGTAATCTGTTTTAGAGTAGTCTTTAATGCTACTTTCAGGATTACAGCAAAATCCATGGGCTTAAATCTGGATAAaagatttagaggaaaaattaTCAAATCTATTTCAACACCGCAATACTGACCCCATCACAAACGTCTGGAGCTTTTAGCGTGGGAAAACATTTGATTGTGCATACCTCACAAAAACgtggtgggaaaaaaatccccCTTTGTAGTGACCCAAATTCACTTCTGGTCAAAGGCTGCTTTGTTTAAGTGGCCTTGCATCACATGAAGGTGGAACGGCCGATATTGTGAAATCGGATCGGCAGATAATTTGGACGACGTGTGAACGTTTCCCCcgttctgtttgtttcttaagATCTCCtggaggatgaggatgaagTCGATGAACATCAGCCGTTCCCCTCACTATCACAGGTAAGGAATGTTGTAATGATCACTTTGACTTAAAGGCAGCCCGCAGCTGAAAGTAATCACCTTTCTCCGTGCGCTTCTCCAAAGATTTTCCAAGCTGTTCCGGAAAGTGTTGGTTTTAACATTGAACTGAAATGGATCAGCCAAATGAAAGTACGTCTTTTGAACCAGACTTTGAAACAAAGTGTAATCGTTGACGTACTCTGACGTATCTCATTGCTCTGTTCTCACAGGACGGAACGTGGGACGGGAACTTGTCGTCGTATTTCAACATGAATACCTTCCTGGACATTATTCTTACCTGTGTTCTGCAGAAGGCTGGGAAAAGGCGGATCATCTTCTCGTGTTTCGACCCAGATATCTGCACAATGTAAGTACGCAGCGTCGCCATTCGTGTTTACAGTTGAAATATTGCGTCTCGTAAGGATCACTGTAAAAGCAGAGGCACTTAAAGTATatctttggggttttttttcccttcagtgGCACCTCTGAAGGACCGATTTAAAATGCTAAACTGTCCGTGTAATCTGGTTTACAGGGTGCGACTCAAGCAGAACAAGTACCCCATCCTTTTCCTGACTCAGGGCATTTCAGAAAAGTATCCCGAGCTGATGGACGTGCGCTGTCAAACGACGCAGATCGCCATCAGCTTCGCTCAAAGCGAGAACATTCTGGTGAGGGGTTTTATTCTCTGGAGGTTGTACATTCAATAATATGCTGAAGGGGAAATGCAATCTTCTTATTTGGTGATTGCATTTGGACTTTGATGTTTTGCCCTGGCAGGGAATCAGCGCTCACACCGAGGAGCTGCTGAAGCACCTTAAGTACATCGGCGAGGCCCGGTCCAAAGGCCTGGTGGTGTTCAGCTGGGGAGACGACAACAACGAGCATGAAAACAGAAGGAAGCTGAGAGAGCAGGGAATCGACGGGCTCATTTATGACAGGTGAGGTTAAAGTTTAACACGCAGCGTCATTTTACATGCTGCAGGCTGTAAACACAGAATGCTACAGATCAGATGTTAAAGCTAATCTTATATAGTGAGCTTCTCATAGTTACTACAACTTAATTGGAACACTATCTGTCAATTATTTAGGATTCTTGCTTCCCTTTAGCTGCTGTGTCTAAAAACTGAGGTACactggagtttatttaaaatggccACGTCAAATCTTTATGCCATGCACTCTTAAACGGCATCTAGAGGATAAGTTAATACTCTCTGTTTAATAGTGCATGAGTTGTTTTCCCCAAGTCTGTCACATCTGACGAtagcagatgtttttgttttgctttgttttttttgttaaaagtcCCAATAGCGCTGAGCTAATTCAGCACAGTTGCCTTTCTGTgctgatacaaaaaaaaaaaagttttttttgacaCGTCAAACAGCCACTTGACACGTACATTGTGTCTactggttgttatggagacaaAGTTTACCCCAAGATGATGCTTCTGCAGTTTTCATTCCTTTATTACCAATTAGAAGTTCTtagaaaattataaatgataaaaataatcttcagttacatttattgttgggatttttttttttttaaggtgtaCCAAAGTTTGTGCCaccagtgatttttttttccttaaaaataattatttatgaaCACGGACTTTCCTCCCGCCCCACTGAATACTCAACAGAATATGGGGAAAATAAATGTCTCTGTCTATTAATCTGTGATTATTTGGTTTCTTATATTAAAGATAACCAGTTTCAGTTATATTTGTTAAACTCAGTCATTATCCTGTGACGCTCCATTATAAAATAATCCCTTTACTACATGTTGATGATTAGCAAAGATCacagtttgtttattgtttttatgaagaTAAGATTCAGATGGTGAGCCACTGCTGTGTTGGCGTGAGTTGTTGAGATCACCGTCTCCACCCAGGAACGATGAGTTCAAGAAAGAACTCCACACGGCTCCAACTCTGCCAGATTGCGAAGTTATTTTATGTA is drawn from Xiphophorus hellerii strain 12219 chromosome 15, Xiphophorus_hellerii-4.1, whole genome shotgun sequence and contains these coding sequences:
- the gpcpd1 gene encoding glycerophosphocholine phosphodiesterase GPCPD1 isoform X2 — translated: METSQVNLTIRGETTPGEVIAVVGSCEALGNWSYQKAVTLHPIGDERHTWAVTISVPRGVVSTYRYFKGFFLESKSAGGPCQVIVNLWETHHQPRTMSPTVAQQNIDDGEFGFHNGMKCVDSGWLTCQTDIRLRLHYSKRPPVSITKKKFKKSRFRIKLTLEGVEEEEEEEEEQELSPSSWHKMTTTLEISLITANDYKSRHSQPECGYALEPSRWTEYSIHTMDPDNLELTFEFFEEDLGEHVVQGDIHPGHVGTACLLSSSFLENGNDTGVVTLPIMGRNSRQTIGKVRVDYLVIRPIQKLQCDMSSSYTKHWKKRSTVDVGHRGAGSTHAAKYHKVRENTIASFKSAAKHGAAFVEFDVHLSKDSMPVVYHDLTCCISTKKKNDQTLELIEVPVKDLTFDQLQLLKLAHVAAMTGSDHKDLLEDEDEVDEHQPFPSLSQIFQAVPESVGFNIELKWISQMKDGTWDGNLSSYFNMNTFLDIILTCVLQKAGKRRIIFSCFDPDICTMVRLKQNKYPILFLTQGISEKYPELMDVRCQTTQIAISFAQSENILGISAHTEELLKHLKYIGEARSKGLVVFSWGDDNNEHENRRKLREQGIDGLIYDRICESLLPYFDSSSPDSCNVSLVPLFLFSFNLLTLSRSASLRSPVLHATRVNPAHRMLPQHSSVS
- the gpcpd1 gene encoding glycerophosphocholine phosphodiesterase GPCPD1 isoform X1 codes for the protein METSQVNLTIRGETTPGEVIAVVGSCEALGNWSYQKAVTLHPIGDERHTWAVTISVPRGVVSTYRYFKGFFLESKSAGGPCQVIVNLWETHHQPRTMSPTVAQQNIDDGEFGFHNGMKCVDSGWLTCQTDIRLRLHYSKRPPVSITKKKFKKSRFRIKLTLEGVEEEEEEEEEQELSPSSWHKMTTTLEISLITANDYKSRHSQPECGYALEPSRWTEYSIHTMDPDNLELTFEFFEEDLGEHVVQGDIHPGHVGTACLLSSSFLENGNDTGVVTLPIMGRNSRQTIGKVRVDYLVIRPIQKLQCDMSSSYTKHWKKRSTVDVGHRGAGSTHAAKYHKVRENTIASFKSAAKHGAAFVEFDVHLSKDSMPVVYHDLTCCISTKKKNDQTLELIEVPVKDLTFDQLQLLKLAHVAAMTGSDHKDLLEDEDEVDEHQPFPSLSQIFQAVPESVGFNIELKWISQMKDGTWDGNLSSYFNMNTFLDIILTCVLQKAGKRRIIFSCFDPDICTMVRLKQNKYPILFLTQGISEKYPELMDVRCQTTQIAISFAQSENILGISAHTEELLKHLKYIGEARSKGLVVFSWGDDNNEHENRRKLREQGIDGLIYDSICDAQGEQPNIFQVEEQHSLQEVITEETLKSSACSCYSIPCSAVPCVAPEIHHGSVESDSGLSSS
- the gpcpd1 gene encoding glycerophosphocholine phosphodiesterase GPCPD1 isoform X3, which translates into the protein MKCVDSGWLTCQTDIRLRLHYSKRPPVSITKKKFKKSRFRIKLTLEGVEEEEEEEEEQELSPSSWHKMTTTLEISLITANDYKSRHSQPECGYALEPSRWTEYSIHTMDPDNLELTFEFFEEDLGEHVVQGDIHPGHVGTACLLSSSFLENGNDTGVVTLPIMGRNSRQTIGKVRVDYLVIRPIQKLQCDMSSSYTKHWKKRSTVDVGHRGAGSTHAAKYHKVRENTIASFKSAAKHGAAFVEFDVHLSKDSMPVVYHDLTCCISTKKKNDQTLELIEVPVKDLTFDQLQLLKLAHVAAMTGSDHKDLLEDEDEVDEHQPFPSLSQIFQAVPESVGFNIELKWISQMKDGTWDGNLSSYFNMNTFLDIILTCVLQKAGKRRIIFSCFDPDICTMVRLKQNKYPILFLTQGISEKYPELMDVRCQTTQIAISFAQSENILGISAHTEELLKHLKYIGEARSKGLVVFSWGDDNNEHENRRKLREQGIDGLIYDSICDAQGEQPNIFQVEEQHSLQEVITEETLKSSACSCYSIPCSAVPCVAPEIHHGSVESDSGLSSS